The sequence GCCGTAGACCGCAACGGGACTTGCGACAGCCAGAGCAGCGACAGCCCCGAGGACGATCGAGGGCTTCGGTCGGCGGTGCGGCAAGGGGACTCTCCTCAGTTGTAGTTTCCTGCGAGCAGGCCTCGCTCATCTGCAACTTGTGATGCCGATGTGACCTGTGTGACTGATGTTGCCAACTCGAATCACTCTTGCCACACTAGTCACACAGGTCCATAACGCTCAACCTTACATTGAGACTTTATCCCGAATTCTTAGGACCCGCCGGAGCAAGGCACTCACCGCGCTTCGGAGCTCGTTGTTTCAGCGATGAGGAGTGCATTGATGTCCAAGACCGAATTCGGGATCCGCGCAGGGAGAACTGCCTGGACACGCAGAAGGCGGTACATCGCGGGACGTCCCGTTCGGCGCGGATGGACGTCGTCGGTGGCGCGCGTGTCGGCGCTCGGTATCGCCCCTCTCCTCGTGGTGGGCGCTGCCGGCATGGCGGTTCATCTCCGCTCGGCCGAGCCGGAGATTCGGGAGTCGGTCGCCTCGGACACTCCGTTCACGCTCTCCGGACACGGCAACGGGCACGGTCGCGGGATGGGCCAGTGGGGCGCCTACGGATACGCCAAAGACCAGGGATGGGCAGCCGAGCGCATCCTCGCCCACTACTACGGCGGAACCACCCTGGGCACGCTCGCGGACGCGCAGATCAGCGTGCGACTACAGGGCCGCGACGATCAGACACTCGACGTGTATTCCGCCGTCGGTGCGGTCGTGGCGGGCAAGCCCGTCGGGCCGGGTGAAGCCGTGCATCTCACGCCGACGGCGGGCGGTGGCGCCAACGTCGTCGTGACCCGGGGCTGCGCCGGGGAGGTGCTGTGGCAGGACGTCACGGACCACCCGTGGGTGGACCCGGTCGATCTCGGGCCCGACCGTCCGCCGAACGAACACCTCACCTTCTGTGCCGGCGACACGCCGTACCGCGGTGCACTCGGTGTCGCGCTGGACGGCGCAGCCGTGCGCACGGTCAACGTCCTCGGCATGGAGGACTACCTGCTCGGGGTCGTGCCCGTCGAGGCGAAGGCCGAGTGGACCGATACCGGCGGTGCGGAAGCCCTTCGGGCACAGGCGGTTGCCGCACGCTCGTACGCTGCCGCCGAGAGTCGTGAGGCCTACGCGCGGACCTGCGACACTCAGAGTTGCCAGGTCTATGGCGGCTCCGCGGTGGAGGATCCTCGCACCACGGATGCCGTGCGTTCGACTCAGGGCATGATCCTCGTCAAGGACAACAAGGCCGTTGCCGCCGAATTTTCGTCGTCGACAGGCGGATTCACGGCCGGTGGCGAGTTTCCGGCTGTCGAGGACCAGGGCGACACCGCGTCGCCGCACCACGATTGGGCGGTCACGCTGACGGCCGGCGATATCGCGACCGCGTTCGGTGTGGGCGAACTCCACACCTTCGAAGTGGTGACACGCAACAACTTCGGCGTCGACGGGGGCCGGGTCACCGGCGTGAAGGTAGTCGGTTCCGCCGGTACCACGGAGGCGACGGGGGCGCAGGCGCGGGCCAAGCTGAAACTGAAGTCCGACTGGTTCACGGTCGGCGAGGGCGTCGGGATACCGGGAGAGCCGTCGGTGCCGGGCGAACCCGACCCGAGTCTCGCCGACGACGACACCGTCGGCACCAACCCGGGATCGCCGATCGCCGAGAAGTACAAGGAACTGGGCGGAGTGAACAGCACGCTCGGTGCACCGGTCGGTCCGGAGATGATGCTGCCGTCCGAGGCGGGCAAGTTTCGGATGTATCAGAACGGAACCATCATCTGGACGGAGAAGCTGGGTGCGCAGGTGATCGACGCGAGTGTGCTCCGGGACTGGATCCCGACCGGAGGCAGCTAGCGGTCGTCCCCGAGCACCGCGAGCATTCCGTCGACGGATTCGGCCCAGCCGAAATCCTCGGCCCGACGCCTGGCGGACGCCCGCCGAGTATTCGCGGGAATCTCGAGGACGCTGCTGACCGCCTCCGCGAAGGCCGAGCCGCGGTTGCGCGCCAGGGCGCCGCACCCCGGTGTGATGATCTCGGCCAGCGCCGAGGACTGTGACGCAACTACCGGGGTGCCCGCTGCCAGCGACTCCAGCGCCGACAGGCAGAACGTTTCGTGCGGGCCGGGTGCCAGCGACACGTCGGCCGAGGCGAACAGGGCGGCGAGCTGCGACTTGTCGCTGATGAACCCGGTGAAGTGGACCGGGAGTCCGCGTGCCCGGGACTTCAGTGCTTCCCGCCGGGGTCCGTCACCGGCGATGACGAGGCGGGTGTCGTGCCCTTCGCGCCGAAGTAAGCGGACCGCCTCGATGCTCCGCTCCACCTGCTTCTCCACCGACAGGCGGCCACAGTGCAGGAGGAAGCGCTGCGCCGGCCCGGCGTAGGAGTCGCGCATGCCCTGATCGTGTTTGCCGGGATGGAACATCGCCAGATCCACCCCCAGTGGCACCCGGTGCAGGTTGGGTGCCCCGATCCGGAGGAACTCCTCGCTTGCGAAGTCCGTCGTGCAGACGACGGCGTCGTAGTTGCGCGACATGCGGCGGTTCGCGGCATCGGCCCACCCGGTGGCGAGACGACGCGGTGCGAACTGGCCGAGAAGTCGGTCGAGACGTTCGTGTGAGACGACGACACTGCGAATGCCGCGGTCGCGGGCCCAGCCGCCGAAACCACGCAACGTCAGCCGATCGGACACCTCGAGGACGTCGGGTCGCAGTCCTCGCACGACGTCGGCCACGCGCCGCGGATTGACGATGCGGTAGCCGCCGGTCGCCGGGATCACCGGGGCCGCCCGGGTGATCCGAAGAACCCCACCCGGCAGAACCTCCTCACTATCCCGCTGACCTGGGACGACAAGGACCACTTCGTGGCCGCGCTCGGCGTAGCCACGCCCCCAGTTGTGCAGGGCAGTGCGGAGCCCGCCCGACCGCGGTCCGTAGAAGTTGGCCAGCTGGACGATGCGCACCCGATCATTGAGCGGGATCGGCGCGACGGTGGGAACAACGAGGTTCGCAGAAGCGGTGAATACCGGGAGAACTCCTCGTGCATGGCGAGGGTGTCCGTGCACCCCGTGGCCGCGCACGGGGGGCCGAGTCGCTTACCCTGGTTCACCGTGACCGCTGCAAACCCAGAGACCACTGCCCCCGCGAAGGCCGAGACGGAGCGCGACAGCGCGGCCGGATACGACCTCATCGTCGTCGGCTCCGGATTCTTCGGACTGACCATCGCCGAGCGTGCAGCAACACAGCTGGGCAAGCGTGTGCTGGTGCTCGACCGCCGCCACCACCTGGGCGGAAACGCCTACTCGGAGGCCGAGCCGGAGACCGGCATCGAGATCCACAAGTACGGTGCACACCTGTTCCACACCTCGAACAAGCGCGTGTGGGACTACGTCACCCAGTTCACCGAATTCACCAACTACCAGCACCGGGTGTTCGCACTGCACAAGGGGCAGGCGTACCAGTTCCCGATGGGCCTCGGCTTGGTGTCGCAGTTCTTCGGCCGTTTCTTCACCCCGGAGGAGGCGCGGAAGCTGATCGCCGAGCAGTCCAGTGAGATCGACCCGGCGGAAGCGTCCAACCTGGAGGAAAAGGCGATCTCCCTGATCGGACGCCCGCTGTACGAAGCCTTCGTCCGGGACTACACCGCGAAGCAGTGGCAGACGGACCCCAAGAACCTGCCTGCGGGCAACATCACTCGACTGCCCGTGCGTTACACGTTCGACAATCGCTACTTCAACGACACGTACGAGGGCCTCCCCGTCGACGGTTACACGGCGTGGCTCGAGAACATGGCAAAGGACCCGAAGATCGAGGTCCGGTTGGAAACGGACTACTTCGACGTCCGTGACGAGCTGCGTGCCGCGAACCCGGACGCCCCCGTCGTCTACACGGGCCCCCTCGACCGGTACTTCGACTACTCGGAGGGGGAGCTGGGCTGGCGCACGCTCGACTTCGAGACCGAGGTCCTCGAGACCGGCGACTTCCAGGGAACACCGGTGATGAACTACAACGACGCCGACGTGCCCTTCACCCGCATCCATGAGTTCCGCCACTTCCACCCGGAGCGGGACTATCCGAAGGACAAGACGGTGATCATGCGCGAGTACTCGCGCTTCGCCGAGAGCGCGGACGAGCCGTACTACCCGATCAACACCCGTGAGGACCGCGAGAAACTCGCCGCATACCGGGACCGGGCCAAGGCGGAGATGGCCGAGAAGAAGGTGTTGTTCGGCGGACGCCTCGGCACCTACCAGTACCTGGACATGCACATGGCAATCGCGAGCGCGCTGTCGATGTTCGACAACTCCCTTCGACCGCACTTCGAATCCGGTGCGGAACTCGTGGGGGACTCCGAATGAGCGCCCGCCACCTGCTCGAGGCCGAGCAGGGGACCGAGGACCCGTCGTTGCTGGGCAAGTCGTTGCTGCAGCGCATTCTCGTGCCCCGGCCGGGGGAGCCCCTCGACGTGCGCACCCTCTACGTGGAGGAAGCGAAGACCAACAGTCGTCGCGCCCACCCGCTGTCGCGGACGTCGCTGTCGGTCGGTGCGGAGTCCGAGGCCTCGTTCTGCACCTATTTCAACGCCTTCCCGGCGAGTTACTGGCGTCGCTGGACCATCCTGAAGTCGGTGGTGCTGCGGCTGGATCTGTCCGGCCACGGCCGCGTCGACGTGTACCGCTCGAAGGCCGACTCGTCCCGCATCCACGTCGAGGGACGCGAGTTCCTCGACGGCGACGCCGCGATGGAGTTCGAGATCGAGCTGGCGCCTTTCGAGGACGGCGGCTGGATCTGGTTCGACATCACCTCCGACACCGAGGTCGTCCTCGAGAGCGCCGGCTGGTTCGCGCCGATCGATGCGCCGGGCGAGGGCACCGTGGCCGTGGGCATCCCCACGTTCAACCGGCCCACCGACTGCGTGAAGGCGTTGGAAGCGCTCGCGTCCGACGAGCTGGTGCTCGATGTGGTCAAGGCCGTCATCGTCCCGGATCAGGGCACGCGCAAGGTCGTGGACGAGCCCGGGTACGAAGAGGCCGCAGCCGCTCTCGGTGAACGCCTCGTCATTCACGACCAGGCCAATCTGGGTGGCTCGGGCGGCTACAGCCGCATCATGTACGAGGCCCTGAAGACCACCGACTGCCAGCACATTCTCTTCATGGACGACGACATCGAGATCGAGCCCGACTCGATTCTGCGTGCGCTCGCGATGTCCCGGTTCGCCAAGTCCCCCATGCTGGTGGGTGGCCAGATGCTGAACCTCCAGGAGCGCAGCCACCTGCACACGATGGGTGAAGTGGTCGATCGCAGCATTTTCATGTGGACCGCCGCGCCCAACGTCGAATACGACCACGACTTCTCCAAGTACCCGCTCAGCGACCGCGAGAACTCGAAGAAGCTGCACCGCCGCATCGACGTCGACTTCAACGGCTGGTGGATGTGCATGATCCCCCGCCAGGCGGCCGAGGAACTCGGTCAGCCGCTCCCACTCTTCATCAAGTGGGACGACGCCGAGTACGGGCTTCGCGCCCGCGCGGCCGGTTACCCCACCATCACCATGCCCGGTGCCGCCATTTGGCACATGGCGTGGAGCGACAAGGACGACGCCATCGACTGGCAGGCGTACTTCCATCTGCGGAACCGGCTCGTCGTCGCGGCCCTGCACATGCCGGGCAGCGTCCGCGGCCTCGTGGTCAACAGTGTGAAGGCCACCATCAAGCACCTGCTGTGCCTCGAATACTCGACCGTGGCGATTCAGAACCAGGCCATCGCCGACTTCCTCCAGGGACCCGAGCACATCTTCGAGCTGCTGCCCACCGCGCTGGGCAACGTCCATGCGATGCGTAAGGAATTTCCGGACGCCGTTGTCCTGCCGTCCTCGACCAGCCTGCCGCTGCCCTCCGGGGCCGAGGTCGGCGCCGTCGGTCTGCCCACCAACCCGCTGGCGAAGATCGTGCGCCTCGGCAAGGGCCTGGTTCACAACGTCAAGCCTGCGCACACGGAACACCACGAGCGGCCGCAGCTCAATGTCCCGACGCTGGACGCACGCTGGTTCCTCCTCTCGCAGGTGGACGGCGTCACGGTCACCACCGCCGACGGCAGGGGAGTCGTCTACCGCAAGCGCAACCCCAAGCAGGCCCTCGCGCTGCTGAAGGAAGCCCTGCGGCTGCGCCGTGAACTGGCTCAGCGGTTCCCCGATCTCAAACGTGAGTACCAGGACGCTGTTCCTGCCCTGACCAGCAAGGAGAGGTGGGAACGTGTCTTCGGCATCTCGTGAGGTAAAGATTCTGCGGTCTGTGCAGTCGACGATCGCCGGCAAGCCGGGGGTCGTCGCCACCGCCCGTGGGATGTCTCACTTCGGTGAGCACGCCTTCGGCTGGGTGGCCGTCGCCGGAATCGGTGCCGCGCTCGACAAGCCCCGCCGACGTCAGTGGGCGGGAGTCGCCGTCGGCGCGGTGGGTGCCCACGCGGCGTCGATCGCGATCAAGCGCGTGGTCCGCCGGCCTCGGCCGGTCGACCCGTCCATCCAGGTCAACGTGTCGACACCGAGCAAACTGAGCTTCCCGTCCTCGCACGCCACGTCCACGACGGCGGCTGCTGTGCTGCTCGGCCGACTCACCGGGCTACCCTTGCCTGCGTTGTTGGTACCGCCGATGCTGCTCTCCCGGCTCGTTCTGGGAGTGCATTACCCGACCGATGTGCTCGCCGGATCTGCCCTGGGGGCCGCGTCTGCGGCTGCGGTACTCAAGGCCGAGCAGAAGTTTGGAGAAAAATGAGCGAGGAACCGGCAGTCGTCACCGGACCCCCGACATCCCTGGCCACAGGCATCGTCCGGGCAGTTCGCCCCCGCCAGTGGGTGAAGAACGTCCTGGTGCTGGCAGCTCCCATCGCGGCAGGAACGGCCACGGAGCCCGACGTCCTGCTGCCGGTCGCGCTCGCATTCGTGGTGTTCTGCATGGCAGCATCCGGCATCTACCTCGTCAACGACGCAATGGATGTCGAAGCGGACCGCGCACACCCCACCAAGCGATTCCGGCCCATCGCGGCCGGCGTCCTCCCGGTCAACCTGGCATTCGCCATGGCGGTCGTCCTCCTGGTTGGTGCCATCGCCCTGTCGTTCCTGGCCAACTGGCAGCTCGCCGTCGTGATGGCCGTGTACATCGGTATCCAGCTGGCGTACTGCTTCGGCCTCAAACATCAGGCCGTCCTGGACATCTGCATCGTCTCGTCTGGCTTCCTGCTGCGCGCCATCGCCGGCGGTGTAGCCGCCGAGATCGCGTTGTCGCAGTGGTTCCTGCTGGTCATGGCGTTCGGTTCGTTGTTCATGGCCGCCGGTAAGCGGTACGCGGAACTGCAGCTCGCAGAGAACACCGGGGCGAAGATCCGCAAGTCGCTCGAGAATTACACCACTACGTACCTGCGCTTCGTCTGGACCCTCAGCGCCACGGCCGTGGTGCTCTGTTACGGACTGTGGGCCTTCCAGCAGGACGACCTGAAGAACACGAACTGGTACGCCATCTCCATGGTGCCGTTCACCATCGCGATCCTCCGCTACGCGGTCGACGTCGACGGCGGCGAGGCGGGAGAGCCCGAGGAGATCGCTCTGGGCGACCGCGTGCTCCAACTCCTCGCCATCGCCTGGATCGGAGTGGTGGGTGTCGCTGTCTACCTCGTCTGACGTGGTAGGAGGCACCGAACACTCGGATGCCGCCGCGGAGCAGACCGAACGCCACCGGAAGGCCATCCTCTCGAGGGTGGTCTTCCTCGGGGGTGTGGCCATCTCGGCTCTTCTGATGTTCTGGGGAGCCTGGGAGCGTCGGTGGATCGCCGACGACGGTTTGATCGTCCTGCGCACCGTGCGCAACCTGCTCGCGGGCAACGGTCCCGTCTTCAACGCAGGTGAACGCGTCGAGGCGAACACCAGTACCGCCTGGACCTACATCGTCTACGCTTTCGGCTGGCTCACCCAGAGCCGGCTCGAGTACGTGGTCCTCACGATTGCCCTGGTTCTGTCCACGGCAGCCATCGTGCTCGCCATGCTGGGCACGGCCCGGCTCTATCGCGGTGGATCGTTCGGCTCGGGCGGAACGCTGTTCCTCCTGCCTGCCGGTGTCCTGGTCTACATCGCGGTTCCGCCTGCGCGCGACTTCGCCACGTCCGGCCTCGAAAGTTGCCTGGTCATCTTCTGGATCGCGCTGCTGTGGCTGCTGCTGATCCGCTGGAGCCAGGCTGCTGCACCCTCCACCGGATCTGTGCTGATCCTTGCGTTCATCGCGGGAATGGGCCCGCTGGTGCGACCCGAACTGGCTATTCTGGGCGCCCTGTCGCTGGCCATGATCTTCCTCGCGCCCGGACTGACCTGGGTGGCGCGCACCGTCATGGTGTTCGTGGCCGGCATCGTGCCGGTCGGGTACCAGATCTGGCGGATGGGCTACTACGCGCTCCCGTATCCCAACACCGCGGTGTCGAAGGACGCCGGTGGCGCCAAGTGGTCGCAGGGGTTCGCGTATCTGTGGAATCTGGTCGGCCCGTACCTCCTGTGGCTTCCGTTGCTGTTCCTTCTCGTCGCCGTGGTGCTCGCCTGGCGGGGTCGCAGCAAGTCTCTCGGCAATGGTGTTGCTCACACTCGCGGGAGCCGTGTCCGACGCCTACGCGCCCGGCTCCGGACGCAGAATGCGGTGGTTGCATTCATTCTCGGCAGTGGATTCATTCTGGGTCTCTATTCGCTCCGTGTCGGCGGCGACTTCATGCACGGGCGCGTTCTCCTTCCCGTGCTGTTCTGTTTCCTCGTCCCCGTCGCCGTTATTCCGGTGCGAATTCCCGAGAAGGTGTCGTGGGGGAGAAATCGCGCAACCTCGATGTTCTTCGCGATGGCATTCCTGTGGGTGGGCACGGTGGTGTGGGCATTCTTCGCGTCCAATACCACCGGAATGCCGGAAGGCGCCGTCGTCGGGCGATCCGGAATTGTCGACGAGCGCGCGTTCTACGTGCTCAATACCGGTCACGCTCATCCCATTCGCGCCGACGATTATCTGGACTATCCCCGGATGCGGGCCATGGCGGAAACCATTGCGGACACCCCGGACGGTGGCCTGCTCATCGCGTCGCCCGACTACACGTACTGGTTCGTCGTTCCTCCGCCCCTTCCGATCCCAGAGGGCGGTGCAGGCCACACGGTCTATTTCCTCAACCTGGGCATGACGAGCATGAACGTCGGGCTCGATGTGAAGGTTCTCGACCAGATGGGCCTCGCGTATCCGCTCGCGGCCCACACCGAGCGTCTTGACGACGGCCGCATCGGACACGACAAGAACCTCTATCCCGACTGGGTGGTGGTCGACACGGGAATGATCGACAAGCACCCGTGGATGCCCGGATTCCTCGACGAGGAATGGGTGACGGAAGCGCGCGTGGCGCTGTCCTGCCCAGAGACACAGGAACTGTTGACCTCGTATAGGTCCGAACTGACCTGGCCGCGTTTCAAGCAGAATTTCAAGGATGCGTTGGATTTCGCGAGTTACCGTTTCGATCGGGTGCCCGCGTATGAAATTCAGCGGTGCAATCTCGAGCCACCTTTTCCGGAACCGGTGAAATAGGCCGAATCGGGCAGGCGCGGTCTCCGGTGGCCGACCTGCAGATCTCGATGCCAGAACGTCACATCTCGTTTGTGTAACGCCGGGCCCTTCGGTCACGATGTACGTCGATGATGAGTCATCGGTGAAGGTGGTCGAGAAAGTGCCCCGGCAAATGCTCCGCGAGCGTTTGTCAGGGAACTTTGTGTGACATACAGTCCACCGAGCGCAGTGTGACTTGGAAGAGGTCCGCTGCCGAACCGGGATAGTTCCGGGCCGGCAGGTCGCCTGTTCCCCGACGGAATCCGCCGGAACCGCCTCTTGGCGGAGTCCGCAGACGAAGAGAGAGAGCAGTATCCATGCGTTTTGCCAGAACGAGGTTGTCTCAGCGCCTCAAGCAGCGTGCGATGGCAGTAGGTGCCGCCGCACTGGTACTGCCTGTGGCCGCAGGAGTCGCTGGTGGAGCCGTCGCCGTGGCAGCACCCGCTCACGCCGCCCCCGTCCACACCGCACCGTCGGGTGGATACGAGGAGCTGTGGGTTCCTTCTTCGATGGGGAACATCAAGGTCCAGGTGCAGTGGGCAGCTCGTGGTGGTAGCGCCGCGCTCTACCTGCTCGACGGCCTGCGTGCCCGCAACGACCGCAACGCGTGGAGCTTCGAGACCAACGCGCTGGACCAGTACCGCAACGACAATGTCACCCTGGTCATGCCGGTCGGCGGCGAGTCGAGCTTCTACTCCGACTGGTACGCGCCCAGCAACTTCAACGGCCAGCCCATCACGTACAAGTGGGAGACCTTCCTGACTCAGGAGCTTCCCAACTTCCTCGCGAACTACGGTGTCTCCCGCACCAACAACGCGGTTCTCGGCCTGTCGATGGGTGGCAGCGCCGCTCTGACGCTCGCCGCGTACCACCGCGACCAGTTCAAGTTCGCCGGTTCGCTCTCCGGGTACCTGAACATCTCCGCTCCCGGCATGCGTGAAGCCATCCGGGTCGCGATGCTCGACGCCGGCCGGTTCAACGTCGACGCGATGTGGGGCCCGCCGTGGAACCCCGCGTGGCTGCGCAACGACCCGTTCGTGTTCGCCCCGCGTCTGCAGGGCCTGTCGATGTACATCTCGGCCGCCAGCGGCCTGCCCGGTGAGTTCGACCACCCGCGTGCACCGATCGACTACTACAACACCGCCAACGGCATGGGACTCGAGGCGCTCGCACTGGCCAACACCCGCGCCTTCCAGGTTCGCCTGGCCACCCTCGGTGTTCCCGCCCACTTCAGCTTCCCCGCCAACGGCACACACTCGTGGCCGTACTGGAGCTCGGAGCTGTGGAAGGCCCGCGGACAGATCCTGGACACGCTCGGCGCCTGGTGATCTGAGCTCGACATCGAATGCCGTCCCACCTTCCGGGTGGGACGGCACTCGTCGTCCGGGACCGGGTCTGTCCGGAGAGAGCCCGAACCGGGGAAACGGTCGGAATTCTCGTACCCGGGAGTGCGCAACGACATGTTTTGTCAGTAAGGTGATCCCGTCGAGACGCCACCCGCGCAGCGATCGCTGCGCGGGTGGCGTCTGTACGTGAGATTTTCACGAGAGTTCGAGTGGTTGCCGCGTCCGCGGCGCGCGAGGGATCAACCGGAGGGAAGACGATTTCATGCGAGTTGGGGGTTCGACGAGAACGAGCGGGTGGGCCAGACGCACCGCCGCCGCGATTGCTCTGGCAGTAGCACTGCCGCTGGGCGTGACCATGGTGGGCGGCGGCGCGACCGCATCCGCAGCCTTCGACCCTGCAGCCCAGGACTTCTGGGTCGACTCGAGCATGGGCCCGGTCAAGAGCCGCATCTGGCGTGCAGCGGACGGCAACACCAGCCGCGTGGTGTACCTGCTCGACGGCCTCCGCGCCCAGGACGACCTCAGCGGCTGGGAAATCAACACCGACGCCGGGCCGTTCCTCGCCGCGCAGAACATCAACGTCGTCCAGCCGGTCGGCGGCCAGTCCAGCTTCTACTCCGACTGGTTGTCGAACTCGACCTTCAACGGTCAGAAGGTCACCTACAAGTGGGAGACCTTCCTCACGGAGGAACTCCGCAACGCGCTTGCGAACCGTCTCGGTTTCCAGTCCACCCGCAACGGAGTCATCGGCTTGTCGATGGGTGGCAGCGCCGCTCTGACGCTCGCCGCGTACCACCCGGATCAGTTCAACTACGCCGGTTCGCTCTCCGGGTACCTGAACATCTCCGCTCCCGGCATGCGTGAAGCCATCCGGGTCGCGATGCTCGACGCCGGTCGGTTCAACGTCGACGCGATGTGGGGCCCGCCGTGGAACCCGGCGTGGCTGCGCAACGACCCGTTCGTCTTCGCCAACAAACTCCGCGACAACGGCACCCGCGTCTGGGTTTCCGCCGCGAACGGCATTCCCGCCCCCGGCGGCGCCGCCCCCACCGGGGTCATGGACGTGTTCAACGCCACTACCGGCGCGAGCCTCGAGGCGCTGTCGCTGGCCAACACCCGCGCCTTCCAGGTGCGGATGGCGACCATCGGTGCCAAGAACGTCACCTACAGCTTCCCGCCCCGCGGCATCCACAGCTGGCGGTACTGGCAGCAGCAGATCCATGATCTGGCACCGGATCTCAGCAACACCATCGGCTAGCCGGAAATAGCTCGGAAGTAACAATTGCACCAGCGGTAACAGCGCGGCGCCCCCACTCGTCAGTTGATTGCGTGTAGAAAGAACCGGAACGTGAGGCAGTGTTCCGTGTTGTGGCCTCGACGCGCAGAGAGAGAGTGAACGTCATGCGAGTAGGCCTGCTCGAGGCAGAACGTCAGCGTGTGTCGGCCGGAGTGGTCCGCAGAAGGGTCCTCACCACGCTCGCCGCTGTGCTCGTGGTGCCGGTGGCGGTCGGGTTCACCTCGGCCGCCACCGCGTCCGCTGCGCCGGTTGCCGTGCATGCGGACCCGGTAGCTACGCAGGCGCCGAGTGGCGCGACGATTCATCACGTCGACTGGCTGTCCGACCGCCGGGTCGCGCTGTGGGTCAACTCTCCGTCCATGGGTGTGCCGATTCAGGTCCAGTTGCTGCTCGCCCGCGATTGGAATTCCAAGCCGACCGAGAAGTTTCCGTCGGTCTGGATGCTCGACGGCCTGCGGGCGCAGGACAACGAGAACGGCTGGACACTCGAAACCGACGCCGAATCGTTCTTCGCGGACAAGAACATCAACGTCGTCCTTCCCGTGGGCGGTCAGTCCAGCTTCTACTCCGACTGGGTGGCGCAGGACAACGGCCAGAATTACCAGTGGGAGACGTTCCTCACCAAGGAACTGCCGCCGATCCTCGAGAGCGACTGGCGTACCACGCAGACGCGTGGAGTGGTCGGGTTGTCCATGGGCGGGACGTCGGCCATGTTCCTCGCCGCTCGCAACCAGGGATTCTTCGACTTCGCCGCGTCACTGTCGGGCATGCTGACCACCACGGCGCTCGGAATGCCGCAGGCCGTCGCGTACGCCATGAGTGATGCCGGCGGGTTCGACGCGAACGCCATGTGGGGACCCC comes from Rhodococcus oxybenzonivorans and encodes:
- the zomB gene encoding flagellar motor control protein ZomB; translated protein: MVGGTEHSDAAAEQTERHRKAILSRVVFLGGVAISALLMFWGAWERRWIADDGLIVLRTVRNLLAGNGPVFNAGERVEANTSTAWTYIVYAFGWLTQSRLEYVVLTIALVLSTAAIVLAMLGTARLYRGGSFGSGGTLFLLPAGVLVYIAVPPARDFATSGLESCLVIFWIALLWLLLIRWSQAAAPSTGSVLILAFIAGMGPLVRPELAILGALSLAMIFLAPGLTWVARTVMVFVAGIVPVGYQIWRMGYYALPYPNTAVSKDAGGAKWSQGFAYLWNLVGPYLLWLPLLFLLVAVVLAWRGRSKSLGNGVAHTRGSRVRRLRARLRTQNAVVAFILGSGFILGLYSLRVGGDFMHGRVLLPVLFCFLVPVAVIPVRIPEKVSWGRNRATSMFFAMAFLWVGTVVWAFFASNTTGMPEGAVVGRSGIVDERAFYVLNTGHAHPIRADDYLDYPRMRAMAETIADTPDGGLLIASPDYTYWFVVPPPLPIPEGGAGHTVYFLNLGMTSMNVGLDVKVLDQMGLAYPLAAHTERLDDGRIGHDKNLYPDWVVVDTGMIDKHPWMPGFLDEEWVTEARVALSCPETQELLTSYRSELTWPRFKQNFKDALDFASYRFDRVPAYEIQRCNLEPPFPEPVK
- a CDS encoding alpha/beta hydrolase, whose amino-acid sequence is MRFARTRLSQRLKQRAMAVGAAALVLPVAAGVAGGAVAVAAPAHAAPVHTAPSGGYEELWVPSSMGNIKVQVQWAARGGSAALYLLDGLRARNDRNAWSFETNALDQYRNDNVTLVMPVGGESSFYSDWYAPSNFNGQPITYKWETFLTQELPNFLANYGVSRTNNAVLGLSMGGSAALTLAAYHRDQFKFAGSLSGYLNISAPGMREAIRVAMLDAGRFNVDAMWGPPWNPAWLRNDPFVFAPRLQGLSMYISAASGLPGEFDHPRAPIDYYNTANGMGLEALALANTRAFQVRLATLGVPAHFSFPANGTHSWPYWSSELWKARGQILDTLGAW
- a CDS encoding alpha/beta hydrolase codes for the protein MRVGGSTRTSGWARRTAAAIALAVALPLGVTMVGGGATASAAFDPAAQDFWVDSSMGPVKSRIWRAADGNTSRVVYLLDGLRAQDDLSGWEINTDAGPFLAAQNINVVQPVGGQSSFYSDWLSNSTFNGQKVTYKWETFLTEELRNALANRLGFQSTRNGVIGLSMGGSAALTLAAYHPDQFNYAGSLSGYLNISAPGMREAIRVAMLDAGRFNVDAMWGPPWNPAWLRNDPFVFANKLRDNGTRVWVSAANGIPAPGGAAPTGVMDVFNATTGASLEALSLANTRAFQVRMATIGAKNVTYSFPPRGIHSWRYWQQQIHDLAPDLSNTIG